Below is a genomic region from Neisseria arctica.
GCCAAGCAAAGCATCCCAGGCAGCGATGATACGCTTTCCCAGCACATTGGCACCAAACAACCCGGTTACAAATAATACGACTACCGCAACAATCACCCCCAAGCCGGGAATGTTAAACCCTAAAAAATGCTTGGGCTGCCAATGTTGCGGCAACAGATTAATTAGCTGATCAGATGCAGAAACAATATAGGTAATCACCCATACCGTAACGGCTATCGGCAGCCATACCAAAACACCTGTAATCAGGTATTTTTTTAGGGCCTTGGAAATTCCGCCGCTTTCTGCTGAGTTTTTTACCATGCTATTTTATCCGTAAGCGTATTTTTGCCAAATCCGACATTATACGCCTTCAACCTGAGGGGAATGAAAATATTTTAATGCCTCTTGCAGATTGGTCTGCTGTTTTCAGACGGCTTCCCCAAATAGTTTGGGGGGTTAGTTTTATTTAGAAACCATCCCAATCATTTAACATCAGGCCAAAACCAATGCTGTTTTGTTTATGGTTGTAATCCAGCAAACTTTCGCCATAGCCATGATAGCCTTGAATATAGCCTTTGAGCTTTCCTTTGATTGGAAATGTGTAACCAAGTTGCACTCCGCCATAACCGCTTTTAGGGTTATATCGCAAAGTAGTGGCTACCGTTTGCATATCATTGAAACGGTATTGTAGTTTCAAATCGCCATATCCCATATAGTTGGAAATATCAGCGTTATCATCTTCCTCACCACTTTGATCAAATGCCCTCATCCATACACGCGGCATCACCGTTAATTTACCCCATTCCATCCCCGCCATACCATAGATACGGTTCCACGACCGTGACAGCGGGCGGCTTTTGCCGTTAGATTGATGTACGAAACCCAACCCAACCATCCGCAACTTACCGCCTCCCGGCAAATCGGCCTTTACCGGCTGGGTAATGAATACCTCGGGGCTATAATCATTGTTTCTAAACGGAGCAGATTCCTTTCCTTGGTTCCATACCTGCCAATTCGATACTTGGGTATAACCGAACCAAAGGTCGGCACGCGTTTTGAATAAGTCTTCCATCAACTTGGTTTTGAAGGAAACCTGCATTTTTGACTCAAGCCGCTTTTGCTGTTGCGAGACGTCGTCATCCGAAATTCCACGCGTAGTGGTTACCGGATATCGGTTGGGGCTACTGTTATACCATACAGGCATCAAATACATCGGATTATGCTCACGCACCGAAAGAATACCGCGCGGGTCATTCTGGTCCAAATCGTACATTACGCTTAAAGGCGTATAAGCTTCCGCCGCCTCACGTAAAGCTTCCGTAGGCTCAGTATCTTCTGCCGTAGGCCGATCAAAAACAATCGTTGCCTGTTGGTTAGCCAAGCTGGCATCCACCGTACGAACCAAATCCACTGATTTAGACTCGACGGCAGCTGTCGTATCCGGCAATGCTTTTGGCGGAAACTGAGCCGCATAAATAGCATCAAAACAAGCCAAGCGCATGGCATTATCCTGCACTAGCGTACACTGCAAAGCCACATCTTCCGCCGCTGCCGCAAAAGGAACGCCCAAAGCCAACC
It encodes:
- a CDS encoding phospholipase A; protein product: MLMRYWVVLGAGLALGVPFAAAAEDVALQCTLVQDNAMRLACFDAIYAAQFPPKALPDTTAAVESKSVDLVRTVDASLANQQATIVFDRPTAEDTEPTEALREAAEAYTPLSVMYDLDQNDPRGILSVREHNPMYLMPVWYNSSPNRYPVTTTRGISDDDVSQQQKRLESKMQVSFKTKLMEDLFKTRADLWFGYTQVSNWQVWNQGKESAPFRNNDYSPEVFITQPVKADLPGGGKLRMVGLGFVHQSNGKSRPLSRSWNRIYGMAGMEWGKLTVMPRVWMRAFDQSGEEDDNADISNYMGYGDLKLQYRFNDMQTVATTLRYNPKSGYGGVQLGYTFPIKGKLKGYIQGYHGYGESLLDYNHKQNSIGFGLMLNDWDGF